The window CTGTTGCCCGGCCGGAACTACCGGGTGGAGCTCGCCTACCCTGCACGGGACAGCGGACACACCTTCACCCAGACGCGGTCCACCGCGTGGCTGGCCACCGGAATTGAGGCGAGCGGCCGCTTCCTTGCCGGGTCAGGTCTGCCGATGCCTGTTCTGAACCCGGAACACGGCCTGCTGCTGAGCGTGCGGGCCGTTCCGGATGCCGCCGGGAAGGCCACCTGACATGGCCGGAATCACGAAGCGCGCATTCCAGCTGGCTGACGGGCGCGACATCATCTACTTCGACGACGCCGATACCGCGCTCCCCCCGGAACGGTCCCCGGATTTGCGTGTTCCGGCACCGCGGCCACGAACGGCCACCATGCGGCAGGACGTTCTGACCGGCGAATGGATTTCGGTGGCGTCGGCCCGGCAGAACCGGATCGTGCTTCCGCCCACGCACCTCGATCCACTGGCACCGGCCTCGGCGCAGAATCCCTCGGAGATCCCGAGCCTCTACGACGTGGCGGTCTTCGAAAACAAATCACCGTCCTTCGGCCCGGACCTGGCCGGCCCGAAGGCGCCGGAGGGGCTGGATGAGCTGTCCCGGATCGGGCTGGGACGCAGCCGCCAGTCCGTGGGCCGGTGCGAGGTGGTCTGCTTCTCACCCGAACACACCGGGTCGCTCGCCGGCGTGTCGACATCACGGATGCGGACCGTGGTGGAGGCCTGGGCGGACCGGACAGCAGCGCTGTCCGCGATGCCCGGCGTCCAGCAGGTCTTTCCCTTCGAGAACCGCGGGGAAGAAATTGGGGTGACACTGCACCACCCACACGGGCAGATCTACGCCTACCCCTTCATCACGCCGCGCACCCAGCAACTGATCCGCTCCGTGGAGCGCTACGGCAGTTCGCTTTTTGAGGACGTCCTCGACTTCGAACGGGCGTCCGAGCGGGTGGTGCTCCAGGGCGAACACTGGACAGCGTTCGTGCCTTTCGCGGCGCGCTGGCCGCTGGAACTCCATGTCCTGCCGCACCGCCAGATTCCCGACCTCGCCGCTACCCGCCAGGAGGAACGTGACGAGTTCGCCCTGCTGTACGGCCGGCTACTGCGCGGCGTCGACGCCCTGTATTCGACGCCGACTCCCTACATCTCGGCATGGCACCAGGCCCCCGTCCGGGCGCACCGGGACAATATCCGTCTGATGCTCCAGCTGACCTCCCCCCGGCGGGAAGAAAACAAGCTCAAGTACCTTGCCGGTTCGGAGGCCGCAATGGGGGCGTTCATTGCCGACATCGCACCGGAAACCGCGGCCGCCCGCCTCCGGGAGGCCGTCGGGCCGGGCTAGGCGCGCACAAGTTCGGCGACGTCGGCCAGCAGCTCCACGGACCGGAGCCGCGCTTCAGTGCCGGTGCTCTGGTGCGCGACGATGAGCTCGTCGGCGTCGGCGTGGGCGGTGAACCCGTCCAGGTATTCCAGCACCGCGTCCGGGGTGCCCACGGCGGAGTACTTCATCATCTGGGCCAGGTGCTGGCCCTGCGGTGAGTCCAGGATCATGTCCGCCTCGTCATCACTGAACTCGCGGCCGTTGCCGAAGAACAGCGAGACCCGGGCGCGTTTGGTGGCCTGGAACATTTCCTGCGCCTCGGCCGCGGAATCCGCCGCGATGACATTGACCGCGGCGATCACGTGCGGGGCATCGAGCTGGGCGGAGGGCTGGAAATCGCGGCGGTAGATGGCCACGGCGTCCCGGAGCGCATTTGGCGCGAAGTGCGAGGCGAAGGCATAGGGCAGGCCCAACTGCGCCGCGAGCTTGGCGCCGAACAGCGAGGATCCCAGGATGTACAGGGGTACATTGGTTCCCTTTCCCGGGGTGGCCTCGACGCCCGGGATCCGGGTGGGGCCGGTCAGGTAACCCTGGAGCTCCAGCACGTCCTGCGGGAAGCTGTCCGCGGACATCGGGTCGCGGCGCAGGGCCCGCAGGGTGTTCTGGTCGCTGCCGGGTGCGCGGCCCAGGCCAAGGTCGATCCGCCCCGGGTGCAGGGTTTCCAGGGTGCCGAACTGCTCGGCGATGGTCAGCGGGGAGTGGTTGGGCAACATCACACCGCCGGCGCCGAGACGGATGCGCTCTGTCTGCGCGGCTACGTGGGCGATCAGCACACTGGTCGCAGAGGACGCAATGGCTGACATGTTGTGGTGCTCGGCATACCAGACCCGGCGGTACCCGCGCTGCTCGGCGAGCTGCGCCATGGCAACGCTGCCCGCGAAGCTTTCCGCCGCCGTCTGGCCCTTGCCGATGGTTGCGAGGTCAAGGATGGAAAGCGGAACAGTCACGGAAAAGCCGGCCTTTCGTAGCGGGGTTTGATCAGGTGCCGCACCGGATTCCGGGGACGGACACACTGTGGACAACGACGCGGGGCCCCGG is drawn from Micrococcaceae bacterium Sec5.8 and contains these coding sequences:
- the galT gene encoding galactose-1-phosphate uridylyltransferase, with the protein product MAGITKRAFQLADGRDIIYFDDADTALPPERSPDLRVPAPRPRTATMRQDVLTGEWISVASARQNRIVLPPTHLDPLAPASAQNPSEIPSLYDVAVFENKSPSFGPDLAGPKAPEGLDELSRIGLGRSRQSVGRCEVVCFSPEHTGSLAGVSTSRMRTVVEAWADRTAALSAMPGVQQVFPFENRGEEIGVTLHHPHGQIYAYPFITPRTQQLIRSVERYGSSLFEDVLDFERASERVVLQGEHWTAFVPFAARWPLELHVLPHRQIPDLAATRQEERDEFALLYGRLLRGVDALYSTPTPYISAWHQAPVRAHRDNIRLMLQLTSPRREENKLKYLAGSEAAMGAFIADIAPETAAARLREAVGPG
- a CDS encoding LLM class flavin-dependent oxidoreductase, giving the protein MTVPLSILDLATIGKGQTAAESFAGSVAMAQLAEQRGYRRVWYAEHHNMSAIASSATSVLIAHVAAQTERIRLGAGGVMLPNHSPLTIAEQFGTLETLHPGRIDLGLGRAPGSDQNTLRALRRDPMSADSFPQDVLELQGYLTGPTRIPGVEATPGKGTNVPLYILGSSLFGAKLAAQLGLPYAFASHFAPNALRDAVAIYRRDFQPSAQLDAPHVIAAVNVIAADSAAEAQEMFQATKRARVSLFFGNGREFSDDEADMILDSPQGQHLAQMMKYSAVGTPDAVLEYLDGFTAHADADELIVAHQSTGTEARLRSVELLADVAELVRA